One Thermococcus kodakarensis KOD1 genomic window carries:
- a CDS encoding phosphate signaling complex PhoU family protein produces MRKLLDIGEEQLKKLINEMGNDALNSLENARKSLKGEFNSTEEISSKLHLLRNEVLDIATELLVRYSPVASDLRFIQSSIDVSYDLYRISRYAMEIERTAKIVGAEESELIREGFELTVEAVKTAIEAFENLDEVSAGKLLEIDNRIDDLYIQSLENLKSSASSPVEALIMRHLERISDHAKEIGARVVYVKEGKRV; encoded by the coding sequence ATGAGAAAGCTCCTTGATATTGGTGAGGAACAGCTCAAAAAGCTGATAAACGAGATGGGAAACGATGCCCTCAACTCCCTGGAGAACGCCAGGAAAAGCCTCAAAGGAGAGTTCAACTCAACAGAGGAGATATCGAGCAAGCTCCACCTTCTCAGGAACGAGGTTCTCGATATAGCGACCGAGCTCCTCGTGAGGTACTCGCCGGTTGCCAGCGACCTGCGCTTCATCCAGAGCTCGATAGATGTCTCCTACGACCTCTACAGGATTTCGCGCTACGCCATGGAGATAGAGAGAACTGCGAAGATAGTAGGGGCAGAGGAGAGCGAACTCATCAGGGAGGGCTTTGAGCTAACTGTTGAGGCCGTTAAAACTGCAATAGAAGCCTTTGAGAACCTCGATGAAGTCTCGGCAGGAAAGCTCCTTGAGATAGATAACAGAATAGACGACCTCTACATCCAGTCGCTGGAGAACCTGAAAAGCTCGGCCTCTTCTCCGGTTGAGGCCCTCATAATGCGCCACCTGGAGAGGATAAGCGACCACGCGAAGGAAATCGGGGCGCGGGTCGTTTACGTGAAGGAAGGGAAGAGGGTGTAA
- a CDS encoding fumarylacetoacetate hydrolase family protein, whose translation MIRLPFRDTYYELRPSKIVALAKNYAEHAKEMESDVPEKPIFFLKPPSALIGPGDPIILPRMSKRVDHEVELAVIIGKRAKRVPAEKAIDYVMGYTIMLDITARDLQAEARKKGLPWTIAKGFDTFAPVGPRVVDRRELKVEDLEIGLKVNGELRQLGRTSQMVFKVPELIEYISSVMTLEPGDIIATGTPAGVGPLRHGDHIEAWIEGIGKVEFDVLAEDSILC comes from the coding sequence ATGATCCGCCTCCCCTTTCGAGATACCTACTACGAACTCAGGCCGAGCAAGATAGTGGCCTTGGCCAAAAACTACGCGGAGCACGCAAAGGAAATGGAGAGCGACGTCCCGGAGAAGCCGATATTCTTCCTCAAGCCACCGAGCGCCCTTATTGGCCCAGGAGACCCGATAATCCTTCCCAGAATGAGCAAGAGGGTTGACCACGAGGTCGAGCTGGCGGTGATAATCGGGAAGCGCGCAAAGCGCGTTCCGGCTGAAAAAGCAATAGACTACGTCATGGGCTACACTATAATGCTCGACATAACCGCCCGCGACCTCCAGGCAGAGGCGAGGAAGAAGGGTCTTCCGTGGACGATAGCGAAGGGCTTCGACACCTTCGCCCCCGTTGGGCCGAGGGTCGTTGACAGGCGCGAGTTAAAGGTTGAAGACCTCGAAATCGGCCTCAAGGTGAACGGCGAGCTTAGGCAGCTCGGAAGGACGAGCCAGATGGTCTTTAAAGTTCCGGAGCTGATAGAGTACATAAGCTCGGTGATGACGCTCGAGCCCGGCGATATAATAGCGACAGGAACGCCTGCCGGTGTCGGCCCGCTCAGGCACGGCGATCACATCGAGGCGTGGATAGAAGGGATAGGGAAGGTAGAGTTCGACGTTTTAGCTGAGGACTCGATTCTGTGCTGA
- a CDS encoding M1 family aminopeptidase, which yields MWKKPVVVLLVAVLVVVSGCLNRSDQTASSVQPSASSPESVTSNTEASLTSTSNEDHKSAPLEFEYPETPQIREMNRTVAYDFWENHFLKVPYYVHGNISVEYRDGTFRGRYEFTIFNFTSKTLYIARYFAPDGFVDINNITIEGVPLNLSKLDRYRYEINNGSGIEFYAVNVSTNLTKLQGVATYEVRYKKNWKLFYSLKENITIGTDFSFWDLASNPDSYRIVVTPKLPEETLYVIACYGTVENGSTVVYSPDSRIQHRSISTVIVQVPDLDRVDFTLRGMNFTVYLPSWAISSEGIEALKSNLSLALSVYGNLTGIERPTDRFFIIFHPLFWRFSQETYGYTARGINYFGTLVLPYDNDLLTTLNNYQLNLFHELGHEWFGHYAGFGLFVETPTQFLMLEAYSRSVPQDYFYDYYMDEVEKQVVSIKNFTYIETITGKYDNFSDPRLYSREAWYIRYFKGPYILRSLRFLVGDQKFRQIFHTVLEECHGSYCDYRDFIRISEKVYGDDLSWFFNEWFNTTEVPDYNVTVLKITQAGDTYNLTFTINDANDFKMPVPVRIYMENGEYVDERVWVNGTATVSLELPDKPVKIVIDPEEVIVNVNREFRLSDIWIKVD from the coding sequence TTGTGGAAGAAGCCAGTCGTCGTTCTCTTAGTTGCGGTTTTAGTTGTCGTCAGTGGGTGTTTGAATAGGAGCGATCAAACAGCTAGTTCAGTACAACCATCAGCGTCTTCCCCAGAATCAGTTACGAGTAATACGGAAGCGAGTTTAACTTCAACCTCGAATGAGGATCATAAATCGGCCCCTCTTGAGTTTGAGTACCCAGAAACACCTCAAATCAGGGAGATGAATCGTACTGTAGCATACGATTTCTGGGAGAACCATTTCTTAAAGGTCCCTTACTATGTTCATGGAAACATAAGCGTTGAGTATCGGGATGGAACTTTCAGGGGCAGGTACGAGTTCACGATATTCAATTTCACGTCTAAGACTCTCTACATTGCCAGGTACTTTGCTCCAGATGGGTTCGTTGACATCAATAACATAACAATTGAAGGGGTACCACTGAACCTCTCTAAGCTCGACAGGTACAGGTATGAGATTAACAATGGCTCAGGCATTGAGTTCTACGCGGTAAACGTTTCAACGAACCTTACAAAACTGCAAGGCGTTGCAACATACGAGGTTAGGTACAAGAAGAACTGGAAGCTGTTCTACTCTCTTAAGGAGAACATAACGATTGGTACTGACTTCTCGTTCTGGGACTTGGCGTCGAATCCCGATAGTTACCGTATCGTTGTGACTCCAAAGCTTCCCGAGGAGACTCTGTACGTCATAGCTTGCTATGGAACTGTCGAAAATGGTAGCACTGTTGTCTACTCCCCTGATTCCCGGATACAGCATCGTAGCATCTCCACCGTCATAGTCCAAGTACCCGACCTTGACAGGGTTGATTTCACACTCAGGGGCATGAACTTCACTGTTTATCTGCCCTCGTGGGCGATATCAAGTGAAGGCATTGAGGCTCTTAAGTCGAACTTGAGCCTGGCTCTCTCCGTGTACGGCAACCTGACGGGCATAGAGAGACCGACTGACAGATTCTTTATCATTTTCCACCCGTTATTCTGGAGGTTTTCCCAGGAAACCTATGGCTACACCGCTAGGGGCATTAACTACTTTGGCACGCTCGTTCTCCCATACGACAATGACCTCCTCACAACATTGAATAACTATCAGCTTAACCTCTTCCACGAATTAGGCCATGAGTGGTTTGGACATTATGCTGGCTTTGGCCTCTTTGTGGAAACCCCGACCCAGTTTCTCATGCTTGAAGCTTATTCCCGCTCAGTGCCTCAGGATTATTTCTACGACTACTATATGGATGAAGTTGAGAAGCAAGTTGTGTCAATTAAGAATTTCACTTACATCGAAACCATAACCGGAAAATACGACAATTTCAGCGACCCACGTCTTTACTCACGAGAGGCATGGTACATCCGCTACTTCAAAGGCCCCTACATACTGCGCTCCCTGCGCTTCTTGGTGGGTGATCAAAAGTTTAGGCAAATCTTCCACACAGTTCTTGAAGAATGTCACGGTTCCTACTGTGACTACAGAGACTTTATTAGAATCTCTGAGAAAGTCTATGGAGACGACCTAAGCTGGTTCTTCAACGAGTGGTTCAACACAACAGAGGTGCCGGACTACAACGTCACCGTTCTCAAAATTACGCAAGCAGGGGATACTTACAACCTCACATTCACGATAAACGATGCCAACGACTTCAAAATGCCGGTTCCGGTCAGGATCTACATGGAAAACGGCGAGTACGTTGACGAAAGAGTCTGGGTGAATGGCACCGCCACAGTAAGCCTTGAACTACCGGACAAACCAGTTAAGATCGTCATTGACCCCGAAGAAGTCATTGTGAACGTGAACAGAGAATTCCGTCTTAGTGACATCTGGATTAAAGTGGATTAA
- a CDS encoding tryptophan--tRNA ligase, whose amino-acid sequence MDDFKVTPWDVEGVVDYNKLIEQFGTSPLTDELIEKTAELTKSELPLFFRRRFFFSHRDYDKVLADYESGRGFFLYTGRGPSGPMHIGHIIPFFATKWLQENFDVNLYIQITDDEKFLFKEKLSFEDTKRWAYENILDIIAVGFDPDKTFIFQNSEFTKIYEMALPIAKKINFSMARAVFGFNEQSKIGMIFYPAIQAAPTFFEKKRCLIPAAIDQDPYWRLQRDFAESLGYYKTAAIHSKFVPGLTSLEGKMSASKPETAVYLTDDPEEAGKKIWKFALTGGQPTLKEQREKGGNPEKCVVFKWFEIFFEPDDEKLMERYRACKAGELTCGQCKRELIERVQKFLKEHQKKRKEAEKKVEKFKYTGELAQEQWDKAIPEPLRT is encoded by the coding sequence ATGGACGACTTTAAGGTTACCCCATGGGACGTTGAGGGTGTCGTGGACTACAACAAGCTGATAGAGCAGTTCGGAACCAGCCCGCTGACGGACGAGCTGATAGAGAAGACCGCAGAGCTCACGAAGAGCGAGCTGCCTCTGTTCTTCAGGAGGAGGTTCTTCTTCTCCCACAGGGACTACGACAAGGTTTTAGCGGATTATGAGAGTGGAAGGGGCTTCTTCCTCTACACTGGGAGGGGTCCGAGCGGCCCGATGCACATCGGCCACATAATCCCGTTCTTCGCTACCAAGTGGCTCCAGGAGAACTTCGACGTCAACCTCTACATCCAGATAACCGACGACGAGAAGTTCCTCTTCAAGGAGAAGCTGAGCTTTGAGGACACCAAGAGGTGGGCTTACGAGAACATTCTGGATATCATAGCGGTAGGCTTTGACCCGGACAAGACATTCATCTTCCAGAACAGTGAGTTTACCAAGATTTACGAGATGGCCCTCCCGATAGCGAAGAAGATAAACTTCTCGATGGCGAGGGCTGTTTTTGGCTTCAACGAGCAGAGCAAGATTGGAATGATATTCTATCCAGCAATACAGGCCGCTCCAACCTTCTTCGAGAAGAAGCGCTGTCTCATTCCGGCGGCAATAGATCAAGATCCTTATTGGAGGCTCCAGAGGGACTTCGCCGAAAGCCTTGGCTACTACAAGACTGCTGCAATACACTCAAAGTTCGTGCCAGGTTTGACCAGCTTGGAGGGCAAGATGAGCGCGAGCAAGCCCGAAACTGCCGTTTACCTCACGGACGACCCCGAGGAGGCCGGAAAGAAGATATGGAAGTTCGCCCTCACCGGCGGCCAACCAACGCTCAAGGAGCAGCGCGAGAAGGGCGGGAACCCGGAGAAGTGCGTCGTCTTCAAGTGGTTTGAGATCTTCTTTGAACCCGACGACGAGAAGCTCATGGAGCGCTACCGCGCCTGTAAAGCTGGCGAGCTGACCTGCGGCCAGTGCAAGCGCGAGCTGATCGAGCGCGTCCAGAAGTTCCTCAAGGAGCACCAGAAGAAGAGGAAGGAGGCAGAAAAGAAGGTCGAGAAGTTCAAGTACACCGGCGAGCTTGCTCAGGAGCAGTGGGACAAGGCGATTCCTGAACCGCTGAGAACTTAA